Proteins encoded together in one Penicillium digitatum chromosome 1, complete sequence window:
- a CDS encoding Histone H3: MIEGAANAILKKAGEDRVVGHNWAYRFITRLPPGFNYITQHPKEKSRVDSEDYGALLLWFNNLTQVMKHHQFLPHEIFNWDQTGYRIGKGKARKVITSRTTSYIATGGQSESITGIECISADGWLMLPWILTPSPPDFTSSATNSPPDTIERVEKLNTKLLNDLKKIEHLVQSVQRHIRRSADANTLLSQEVELLKASCHAPELNSGRPGPEQTATTEDPPATTEEPPATAEEPPATAEEPPATAEEPPATTEEPPATAEEPPATTEEPPATTEEPPATAEEPPATTEEPPATTEEPPATAEEPPATTEEPPATTEEPPATTEEPPATCKVPSEEPACTTNWSRETRHCSRIASCVCCVCKKEIQHVRNYNRGHRDCTEPQDRH; the protein is encoded by the exons ATGATTGAGggtgctgcaaatgccattctaaagaaggctggtgaagatcgggttgtcggccacaattgggcctatcgcttcatcacaagactaccccctggattcaactatatcacccaacatccaaaggagaaatcgagggttgatagtgaggattacggcgccttgcttctttggtttaataaccttacccaggttatgaagcatcaccaatttcttccacacgagatcttcaattgggatcaaaccggctaccgaattggcaaaggtaaagcacgtaaggttattacctcgcgtacaaccagttacattgctaccggaggccagtcggaatcaattactggtattgaatgtatctctgccgatggctggttgatgctaccatg gattcttacgccatccccccccgattttacaagctcagccaccaattcaccaccagatacaattgagcgggttgaaaagcttaatactaagcttctcaatgatctaaagaagattgagcatTTAGTTCAAAGCGTTCAGAGGCATATTCgacggagtgcagatgcaaatacgcttttgtcccaagaggttgaattgttaaaggcctcttgtcacg cccccgaactgaactctggtagacccggtcctgagcagaccgctaccactgaagatccgcctgctaccactgaagaaccgcctgctactgctgaagaaccgcctgctaccgctgaagaaccgcctgctaccgctgaagaaccgcctgctaccaccgaagaaccgcctgctaccgctgaagaaccgcctgctaccaccgaagaaccgcctgctaccaccgaagaaccgcctgctaccgctgaagaaccgcctgctaccaccgaagaaccgcctgctaccaccgaagaaccgcctgctaccgctgaagaaccgcctgctaccactgaagaaccgcctgctaccaccgaagaaccgcctgctaccactgaagaaccgcctgctacctgtaaagtcccgtccgaggaacctgcctgcacgaccaactggtctcgagaaacgagacattgcagccgtatcgctagctgcgtgtgctgcgtatgcaagaaagaaatacagcatgttcgcaattacaaccgcggacatcgagactgcactgaaccccaagaccgacactga
- a CDS encoding Calcium/calmodulin-dependent protein kinase II isoform — MSTSSPPTPPSRALIDDERRFKTITLPCEWVEDYRPGGYHPVVLGDVFNHQYKVIRKLGEGSYSTVWLAHDLNNSRYVALKILVSEISESTTELRILRHIIEYAPEEGSRYITLLLDEFEHRGPNGLHMCLVLEPMGPSVNTMVEELPQFKPRRRGMKIRYPLQMAKSILKQSLQALAFLHENGIAHGDFQPGNILFPLIDVDSTPEELLLQEEDVQARSISPPVQRLDGKQDKWAPQYLCVAQPLVPFTCYAEGFKVKLSDMGGAYFFTDPPTKPVTPLGLRAPELILTGAVNNTVDIWSFGCLIFELITGQPLFCIPCSEMEDDDHLLSLTAQLGALPDELFRHWTTSSLYFTPERKLFNCQLGGVAPGEEPLIVEQTSMEECFDRAGPDLDEEEAKKVKALIRWILQYDPGKRPSPTKILSDPWFCEIDVEDDPSKISIV; from the exons ATGAGCACTTCGTCTCCTCCCACTCCGCCATCCAGGGCCTTAATAGATGATGAACGGCGATTCAAAACCATTACATTACCTTGTGAGTGGGTGGAGGATTATCGGCCAGGTGGTTATCATCCAGTCGTTCTCGGCGACGTCTTCAACCACCAGTACAAGGTCATCCGGAAGCTTGGCGAGGGCTCCTACTCAACGGTTTGGCTCGCCCATGACCTAAA TAACAGTCGATATGTCGCCCTGAAGATACTTGTGTCGGAAATCTCGGAATCGACAACTGAGCTACGAATATTACGCCATATCATCGAATACGCACCAGAAGAAGGGTCCCGATATATCACGCTACTGCTGGACGAATTCGAACACCGCGGACCCAATGGCCTCCACATGTGCCTGGTACTTGAGCCTATGGGCCCGAGTGTCAATACGATGGTCGAGGAGCTGCCCCAGTTCAAACCTCGTAGGCGAGGAATGAAGATCCGCTATCCGCTTCAGATGGCAAAGAGTATCCTTAAGCAATCCTTACAGGCTCTTGCATTTCTGCATGAAAATGGTATTGCCCATGGAGACTTCCAGCCGGGAAACATACTCTTCCCTCTTATCGATGTTGACTCGACCCCTGAGGAATTGCTACTACAAGAGGAAGATGTGCAAGCCCGGTCGATCTCGCCTCCGGTACAGAGGCTGGATGGTAAACAAGATAAATGGGCGCCTCAATATCTTTGCGTTGCGCAGCCACTGGTGCCCTTTACTTGCTACGCCGAAGGGTTCAAGGTCAAATTATCCGATATGGGCGGTG CTTATTTCTTTACCGACCCACCAACAAAGCCCGTTACTCCACTCGGTCTTCGAGCTCCCGAGTTGATTCTTACCGGAGCCGTCAACAATACCGTTGATATCTGGAGCTTCGGTTGCCTTATTTTTGAGCTAATTACCGGACAGCCACTCTTCTGTATACCATGTTCCGAGATGGAAGATGACGATCATCTTCTCTCCCTCACCGCCCAGCTCGGTGCCCTCCCCGACGAGTTATTCAGGCATTGGACAACCTCGTCGCTCTACTTTACGCCCGAGAGGAAGCTCTTTAATTGTCAGCTTGGAGGAGTCGCTCCCGGGGAGGAACCGCTTATAGTGGAGCAGACGTCCATGGAAGAGTGCTTCGATCGGGCAGGCCCGGATCTCGATGAGGAGGAAGCTAAGAAAGTGAAAGCGCTTATTCGATGGATTTTGCAATATGACCCCGGGAAGAGACCTTCGCCTACGAAAATCTTATCAGATCCATGGTTTTGCGAGATTGACGTTGAGGACGACCCATCTAAGATATCTATAGTCTAG